From a region of the Leptospira kmetyi serovar Malaysia str. Bejo-Iso9 genome:
- a CDS encoding adenylate/guanylate cyclase domain-containing protein yields the protein MKEILNWLSSPPSRALEAKELIETLNQKIIEAGIPVWRFFTSIPTMHPEVMVRSIIWTRGEETQVVLIPHDGLQQQQYKDSPIFLIREGQKDFIRCKLTGPDADLSYPICVDLQEKGGTDYCIFVSVFGTDIRSAISWTTDAPGGFTEEQIESLNSIRSVLSLRLDLESRKFAVNELLEVYLGPNASKRVLSGEFRRGTGETIYAAILCADLRDFSSLSENNSPKRIVEVLDNYFELTAQPIQEEKGEILKFIGDAILAVFPAEEDSHKACLAALSAARKIKNSVIQWNTEHPDSQIHLGMALNVGDVVYGNVGAKDRLDFTVIGNAVNQAFRVESLCKDFGENILTTEEFANKTGMENFELLGARQLKGITGERNIYSPRN from the coding sequence ATGAAAGAAATTCTAAACTGGTTGTCCAGCCCGCCGTCGAGAGCCTTGGAAGCCAAGGAACTGATCGAAACCCTCAATCAAAAAATCATAGAAGCCGGAATTCCAGTCTGGAGATTTTTTACGAGCATCCCCACGATGCATCCCGAAGTGATGGTGCGATCGATCATCTGGACGAGAGGAGAAGAAACTCAAGTCGTATTAATTCCTCACGACGGTTTACAACAACAGCAATATAAGGACAGTCCCATCTTTTTGATTCGGGAAGGGCAAAAGGATTTTATCCGCTGCAAGTTGACCGGACCCGACGCGGACTTATCCTATCCTATCTGCGTCGACTTACAAGAGAAAGGCGGAACCGATTATTGTATCTTCGTTTCCGTTTTCGGCACCGATATACGAAGCGCGATTTCTTGGACGACCGATGCGCCCGGCGGATTTACCGAAGAACAAATCGAATCCTTGAATTCGATTCGAAGCGTTCTTTCTTTGCGTTTGGATTTGGAATCCAGAAAGTTCGCGGTCAACGAATTGCTCGAAGTCTATCTCGGACCGAACGCATCCAAACGCGTTTTATCGGGAGAATTCAGAAGAGGAACCGGAGAAACCATCTACGCCGCGATTCTTTGCGCGGATCTAAGAGACTTTTCCTCTTTAAGCGAAAACAATTCTCCGAAAAGAATCGTGGAAGTCTTGGACAACTATTTCGAACTCACGGCCCAACCGATTCAGGAAGAGAAGGGAGAAATTCTCAAGTTTATCGGGGACGCGATCCTCGCGGTTTTTCCCGCGGAAGAAGATTCGCATAAGGCGTGTTTGGCGGCGTTGAGCGCGGCGCGTAAGATTAAGAATTCCGTAATACAGTGGAATACGGAACATCCCGATTCTCAGATTCATTTGGGTATGGCGTTGAACGTGGGAGACGTCGTTTACGGGAACGTGGGCGCCAAAGACAGACTCGACTTTACCGTGATCGGAAACGCGGTCAACCAGGCGTTCCGTGTGGAATCTTTGTGTAAGGATTTCGGGGAGAATATTCTGACAACGGAAGAATTCGCGAACAAAACCGGAATGGAAAATTTCGAACTTCTCGGGGCGCGACAACTCAAAGGAATCACGGGAGAAAGAAATATCTATTCTCCTCGGAACTGA